The Elaeis guineensis isolate ETL-2024a chromosome 14, EG11, whole genome shotgun sequence genome has a segment encoding these proteins:
- the LOC105057033 gene encoding LOW QUALITY PROTEIN: two-component response regulator-like PRR37 (The sequence of the model RefSeq protein was modified relative to this genomic sequence to represent the inferred CDS: inserted 3 bases in 3 codons; deleted 2 bases in 1 codon): protein MGSVDEASPHGAENKGPAELNYQICDEHKEVRDDIVGESQGLSEEDESRINEVTEDLNNNQEGDMAVPLTHQPGPQKLQQQQQQQQPGPIIQWERFLTVRTLKVLLVENDDSTRQVVSALLRNCSYEVTAVSNGLQAWKILEDLTNHIDLVLTEVVMPWLSGIGLLSKIMSHKTRKNIPVIMMSSNDSMGTVFKCLSKGAVDFLVKPIRKNELKNLWQHVWRRYHSSSGSGSESGIQTQKSAKSKSVDESDNYSGSNDDDDNGSIGLNIRDGSDNGSGTQSSWTKRAVEVDSPQHVSPSDQLANPPDSTCAQVIHPKPEAFCHDWVSMNANGECEGQIEPTDDFMGKDLEIGVARNPDTQRETYPTEQVSTRLTGTSVDRLPESGLKNEGALGLDSNNVFDEPSTQAADLIGTIANSNDAVTRFMEPRNGFSQITKGKDITADSSMELPSLELSLKRLRSTGEGGTATHDSRNVLRRSDLSAFSRYRTSVTSNQAPTGYGGSCSPLYNSSEAVKTESTYNMMSNSNAAPLKQGSNVSSNNDMGSTTKNVFSKPVAVKEKTATTSAVKCIQPATAFRPVQFQSSGTQQVMQEKVDDVTAAGSPGQLREIQCQVEVQHHHHHYHHHHVTHSIQKQQQLQPPDHDLSLKNMAAAAPQCGSSNMFAGPXEGNIANYSIKXSISGSNHGSSGQXGSTAVNAVGMDMEIADGIADKSGAGGANWSGSRSGSGVDQSRFAQREAALKKFRQKKKARNFGKKVRYQSRKRLAEQRPRVRGQFVRQSVQEQRGEEADR from the exons ATGGGAAGTGTTGATGAAGCAAGCCCTCATGGGGCTGAGAACAAAGGGCCGGCGGAACTAAACTATCAAATCTGCGATGAGCACAAGGAAGTTAGGGATGACATTGTGGGGGAGAGCCAGGGGCTCTCAGAAGAagatgagtcaaggattaatgaGGTGACGGAAGATTTGAATAACAACCAAGAAGGTGATATGGCTGTCCCCCTGACACATCAGCCTGGTCCACAGAaactgcagcagcagcagcagcagcagcagccaggACCAATTATTCAATGGGAGAGGTTTCTTACTGTTAGAACACTGAAGGTCCTGCTTGTAGAGAATGATGATTCCACCCGCCAGGTGGTCAGTGCATTGCTCCGTAACTGTAGCTATGAAG TTACTGCTGTTTCAAATGGCCTACAAGCATGGAAAATCTTAGAAGATCTTACAAATCATATTGACCTTGTCTTGACCGAGGTCGTCATGCCTTGGTTATCTGGCATTGGTCTTCTAAGCAAGATCATGAGCCATAAAACTCGCAAGAATATTCCTGTTATTA TGATGTCATCAAATGATTCTATGGGTACAGTCTTTAAATGTTTATCAAAAGGTGCAGTTGACTTTTTAGTGAAGCCTATTCGGAAGAATGAGCTAAAAAACCTTTGGCAGCATGTCTGGAGGAGATATCACAGT TCTAGTGGTAGTGGTAGTGAAAGTGGCATCCAAACCCAAAAATCTGCGAAGTCAAAGAGTGTTGATGAATCTGACAATTATAGTGGAAGCAATGATGATGATGACAATGGGAGCATTGGCTTGAATATTAGGGATGGAAGTGATAATGGTAGTGGAACTCAG AGTTCCTGGACAAAACGTGCGGTGGAGGTGGACAGCCCCCAACATGTGTCTCCATCAGATCAGTTAGCCAATCCACCTGATAGTACCTGTGCACAGGTCATTCACCCAAAGCCCGAAGCATTCTGTCATGATTGGGTGTCCATGAATGCCAATGGAGAGTGCGAAGGACAAATAGAACCTACTG ATGATTTCATGGGCAAAGACTTGGAGATAGGAGTTGCTAGGAATCCAGATACGCAGCGTGAAACATATCCAACTGAGCAGGTTTCTACCAGGTTAACAGGCACAAGTGTGGACAGATTGCCTGAAAGCGGCCTGAAAAATGAGGGCGCATTGGGACTTGATAGCAATAATGTGTTTGATGAACCAAGCACCCAAGCTGCTGATCTGATTGGTACAATTGCAAATAGCAATGATGCGGTAACCAGATTTATGGAGCCACGTAATGGTTTCTCCCAGATCACGAAAGGCAAAGATATAACTGCTGATAGCTCTATGGAGTTACCGTCCCTTGAGTTGAGTTTGAAGAGGCTAAGATCAACAGGAGAGGGTGGAACTGCCACTCATGATAGCCGCAATGTTTTAAGACGTTCCGATCTGTCAGCATTCTCGAG GTACCGGACTTCTGTTACTTCGAATCAAGCTCCTACTGGATATGGAGGAAGCTGTTCTCCACTTTATAACAGCTCAGAGGCAGTGAAGACGGAATCTACATACAACATGATGTCAAATTCCAATGCTGCTCCTCTGAAGCAGGGTTCTAATGTCAGTAGTAACAATGACATGGGCTCCACCACGAAGAATGTCTTTTCTAAACCAGTAGCGGTCAAGGAAAAAACAGCAACCACATCAGCAGTCAAGTGTATCCAACCCGCCACTGCCTTCCGTCCTGTGCAGTTTCAATCCTCTGGCACTCAGCAAGTTATGCAAGAGAAAGTTGATGATGTTACAGCAGCTGGATCACCTGGACAGCTAAGAGAGATCCAGTGTCAAGTTGAAGTACAACATCATCATCAtcactatcatcatcatcatgttACTCACAGCATACAGAAACAGCAGCAACTGCAG CCACCAGATCATGACTTGTCTCTCAAGAATATGGCAGCAGCTGCCCCACAGTGCGGGTCATCTAATATGTTTGCTGGGC TGGAAGGTAATATTGCTAATTATAGCATAA GGAGCATTTCTGGCAGCAATCATGGGAGCAGTGGGC ATGGTAGTACAGCTGTCAATGCTGTAGGAATGGATATGGAGATTGCTGATGGTATTGCAGACAAGAGCGGGGCTGGAGGTGCCAATTGGAGTGGAAGCAGGAGCGGTAGTGGAGTGGATCAGAGCCGTTTTGCACAGAGAGAGGCTGCATTGAAGaaatttaggcagaaaaagaaagCAAGGAACTTTGGGAAGAAG